The following are encoded together in the Peromyscus eremicus unplaced genomic scaffold, PerEre_H2_v1 PerEre#2#unplaced_72, whole genome shotgun sequence genome:
- the Sbk3 gene encoding uncharacterized serine/threonine-protein kinase SBK3: protein MELRALETPEDGDTEEDTAVALQRLVELTGSRVTSVRSLRVQYRLIRKLGSGSYGRVLLAQPRQGGQTVALKLLRRDSVLRTTFLREFCVGRCVSSHPGLLQTLGRPLQTPRHFAFAQEYAPCGDLSGMLQEKGLPELMVKRVVAQLAGALDFLHGRGLVHADVKPDNVLVFDPDCNRVALGDLGLTRPEGSLTPAPPVPLPTAPPELCLLLPPNTLPLRPAVDSWALGVLLFCTATACFPWDVALAPDPEFEAFAGWMTTKPQPPRPPAPWDQFAPPALTLLQGLLDLDPETRSPPLAVLDVLGDDWGLPGNGEGSGSLGGVSYEDEEEEEGGSSLEEWTEEEEDESKDDGRVGTGNRGS, encoded by the exons ATGGAGCTCAGGGCCCTCGAGACCCCCGAGGATGGGGATACAGAG GAGGACACAGCCGTGGCCCTCCAGCGGCTGGTGGAGCTGACAGGCAGCAGGGTGACGTCGGTCAGAAGCCTGCGTGTCCAGTACCGTCTCATCCGAAAGCTGGGTTCTGGTTCCTACGGCCGAGTGCTCCTAGCCCAGCCTCGCCAAGGGG GTCAAACCGTGGCCCTTAAGCTCCTCCGGCGGGACTCAGTCCTGAGAACAACTTTCCTGAGAGAATTCTGTGTGGGCCGCTGCGTCTCTTCACATCCAGGCCTGCTGCAGACCCTGGGAAGGCCCCTGCAGACACCCCGACATTTTGCCTTTGCCCAGGAGTATGCACCCTGTGGGGATCTCAGCGGAATGCTCCAGGAGAAG GGCCTCCCAGAGCTGATGGTGAAGCGGGTAGTGGCCCAGCTGGCTGGGGCCCTGGACTTCCTCCACGGCCGGGGGCTAGTGCATGCAGATGTCAAGCCGGACAACGTGCTGGTCTTCGATCCTGACTGCAACAGAGTAGCCCTAGGTGACTTGGGTTTGACCCGACCTGAGGGCAGCCTGACCCCTGCCCCACCAGTACCTCTGCCCACGGCACCACCTGAACTCTGCCTCCTGCTGCCGCCGAACACCCTGCCCTTGAGGCCGGCTGTGGACTCCTGGGCCCTGGGCGTGCTTCTCTTCTGCACCGCCACAGCCTGCTTCCCTTGGGATGTAGCATTGGCCCCTGATCCTGAGTTCGAGGCGTTTGCCGGTTGGATGACCACTAAGCCCCAGCCCCCTCGGCCACCGGCACCCTGGGACCAGTTTGCACCCCCAGCTCTGACCTTGCTCCAGGGACTTCTGGACCTGGATCCTGAGACTAGGAGCCCtccactggctgtcctggatgtTCTAGGGGATGACTGGGGGCTGCCGGGGAATGGGGAGGGGTCTGGGAGCTTGGGCGGTGTGTCCtatgaagatgaggaggaagaagagggaggatcGAGTTTGGAGGagtggacagaggaggaggaagatgaaagtAAAGACGATGGGAGGGTGGGGACAGGCAATAGGGGTTCCTGA